The Buttiauxella selenatireducens genome has a window encoding:
- the thrC gene encoding threonine synthase, whose translation MKLYNLKDHNEQVNFSQAIVQGLGKQQGLFFPHDLPEFELTAIDEMLKMDFVTRSSKILSAFIGDEIPQDILEERVRAAFAFPAPVKSVEPDVGCLELFHGPTLAFKDFGGRFMAQMLTHISGDKPVTILTATSGDTGAAVAHAFYGLKNVRVVILYPRGKISPLQEKLFCTLGGNIETVAIDGDFDACQALVKQAFDDEELKVALGLNSANSINISRLLAQICYYFEAVSQLPQEARNQLVVSVPSGNFGDLTAGLLAKSLGLPIKRFIAATNANDTVPRFLTSGEWAPKTTVATLSNAMDVSQPNNWPRVEELFRRKIWRLSDLGYATVTDETTKATMKELKAVGYVSEPHAAIAYRALRDQLQPGEYGLFLGTAHPAKFKESVEEILGEALPLPAELAERADLPLLSHNLPADFAALRKLMMSKA comes from the coding sequence ATGAAACTGTATAACCTTAAAGATCATAACGAGCAGGTCAATTTTTCCCAGGCAATCGTGCAGGGGTTGGGTAAACAGCAAGGGCTGTTTTTTCCACACGATTTACCGGAATTTGAACTGACCGCAATCGACGAAATGTTGAAGATGGATTTTGTCACCCGCAGCAGCAAAATTCTGTCTGCTTTTATTGGTGATGAAATTCCGCAAGACATTCTTGAAGAACGTGTTCGTGCCGCTTTTGCTTTCCCGGCTCCGGTGAAAAGCGTTGAACCTGATGTTGGCTGTCTTGAACTGTTCCACGGCCCGACTCTGGCATTCAAAGATTTTGGCGGGCGCTTTATGGCGCAAATGCTGACGCATATCAGCGGCGACAAACCGGTCACCATTCTGACGGCGACCTCTGGCGACACCGGTGCGGCGGTGGCTCATGCGTTTTATGGTCTGAAAAATGTGCGCGTGGTGATTTTGTACCCGCGTGGCAAAATCAGCCCATTGCAGGAAAAACTGTTCTGTACGCTGGGTGGAAACATCGAAACCGTGGCTATCGATGGTGATTTCGATGCCTGTCAGGCGCTGGTGAAACAAGCATTTGATGATGAAGAACTGAAGGTGGCATTGGGTTTAAACTCGGCTAACTCCATTAACATCAGTCGTTTATTGGCACAAATTTGCTATTACTTTGAAGCGGTTTCACAACTACCTCAAGAAGCGCGCAATCAACTGGTGGTTTCCGTACCAAGCGGCAACTTTGGTGATTTAACGGCTGGCCTGCTGGCGAAATCACTCGGTTTGCCAATCAAACGTTTTATCGCGGCGACTAACGCGAACGATACCGTTCCACGTTTCTTAACCAGCGGCGAATGGGCACCGAAAACCACGGTGGCGACGCTCTCTAACGCGATGGATGTCAGCCAGCCAAATAACTGGCCGCGTGTGGAAGAGCTGTTCCGCCGTAAGATTTGGCGTTTGTCCGATCTGGGTTATGCGACCGTGACCGACGAAACCACTAAAGCCACCATGAAAGAGCTGAAAGCCGTGGGCTACGTTTCAGAACCGCACGCGGCGATTGCTTATCGTGCGCTGCGTGATCAGCTCCAACCGGGTGAATACGGCTTGTTCCTCGGGACTGCGCATCCGGCGAAGTTCAAAGAAAGCGTGGAAGAGATCCTCGGTGAAGCACTGCCGCTGCCAGCTGAGCTTGCCGAGCGAGCTGATTTACCGCTGCTTTCCCATAATCTGCCAGCGGATTTTGCCGCGCTGCGCAAATTGATGATGAGCAAAGCGTAA
- a CDS encoding AppA family phytase/histidine-type acid phosphatase: MTISAFERQKLMLRRGILVALSATFSLGSTAYANETPASGYQVEKVVILSRHGVRAPTKMTQTIRDVTPDAWPEWPVKLGDITPRGEHLISLMGEFYREKFQQQGILSQDNCPAPNSVYVWADVDQRTLKTGEAFLAGLAPQCGLTIHHQQDLDKADPLFHPVKAGTCSMEKAKIQQSVEKQAKTPVDNLNQHYLPSLALMNTALNFSKSPWCQKHSADKSCDLGQSMPSKLSINDNGNKVALDGAVGLSSTLAEIFLLEYAQGMPQAAWGNIHSEQEWTSLLKLHNAQFDLMARTPYIARHNGTPLLQAISNALDPHAASKLPGSSPDNKILFIAGHDTNIANISGMLNISWILPGQPDNTPPGGALVFERLADKSGKQYVSVSMVYQTLEQLRAQTPLSLKEPAGSVQLKIPSCSDQTAEGYCPLTTFTRVVNQSVEPGCQL; this comes from the coding sequence ATGACAATCTCTGCTTTTGAACGCCAAAAACTCATGCTTCGTCGTGGAATACTCGTCGCGCTTAGCGCCACATTTTCATTAGGTTCAACGGCGTATGCCAACGAAACTCCCGCTTCAGGGTACCAGGTTGAAAAAGTGGTGATACTCAGCCGCCACGGCGTGCGTGCGCCCACTAAAATGACGCAAACCATCCGTGACGTAACGCCTGATGCCTGGCCCGAATGGCCGGTAAAACTGGGTGACATCACGCCCCGCGGCGAACATCTGATTAGCCTGATGGGTGAATTTTATCGCGAGAAATTTCAACAGCAGGGGATTTTATCGCAGGACAATTGCCCTGCCCCAAACTCGGTTTATGTCTGGGCAGATGTCGATCAGCGCACGCTTAAAACGGGTGAAGCTTTCCTCGCAGGGCTTGCCCCGCAATGTGGTTTGACTATTCACCACCAGCAGGATCTCGACAAGGCCGATCCTTTGTTCCACCCGGTGAAAGCGGGCACTTGTTCAATGGAGAAAGCAAAAATCCAACAGTCCGTTGAAAAACAAGCCAAAACACCTGTTGATAACCTGAACCAGCACTATCTTCCTTCTCTGGCCTTGATGAATACGGCGCTCAACTTTTCGAAATCGCCCTGGTGCCAGAAGCATAGCGCGGATAAAAGCTGCGATTTAGGGCAATCCATGCCGAGCAAACTGTCGATAAACGATAATGGCAACAAAGTTGCCCTCGACGGTGCCGTTGGCCTTTCATCTACGCTGGCTGAAATTTTCCTGCTGGAGTATGCACAAGGGATGCCGCAAGCGGCGTGGGGAAATATTCATTCAGAACAAGAATGGACTTCGTTACTAAAACTGCATAACGCTCAGTTTGATTTGATGGCGCGCACGCCTTATATCGCCAGGCATAATGGAACGCCTTTATTGCAGGCCATCAGCAATGCGCTGGACCCGCATGCCGCAAGCAAACTGCCTGGCAGCTCACCGGATAATAAGATCCTGTTTATTGCCGGGCACGATACCAATATCGCCAATATTTCAGGCATGCTAAACATAAGCTGGATACTGCCAGGGCAGCCAGATAACACCCCACCAGGCGGTGCTCTGGTCTTTGAGCGTTTGGCTGATAAGTCAGGGAAACAATATGTTAGCGTGAGTATGGTGTATCAGACGCTCGAGCAGCTACGCGCTCAAACTCCACTTAGTCTCAAGGAACCTGCGGGAAGTGTGCAGCTAAAAATACCAAGCTGTAGCGACCAGACGGCTGAAGGATATTGCCCATTAACGACCTTCACGCGCGTGGTTAACCAAAGTGTGGAACCAGGGTGTCAGCTGTAA